Proteins from a genomic interval of Luteibacter pinisoli:
- a CDS encoding DUF2878 domain-containing protein has translation MRVLNFVGYQAVWFALVVGAARGTPGLAIAAGAAFVILQVATGGEWHTDLRRLILAIALGMFVDGIPALLGWWHYASPSPAFPSQGAPLWILTLWACFSTTIGRSLQFTQTRPWLGALLGAVGGPLAYLAAAGGWQAVQFTGTPLLYVSWLAATWGVAIPLLARRGIA, from the coding sequence ATGCGCGTGCTCAACTTTGTCGGCTATCAGGCCGTGTGGTTTGCGCTGGTGGTCGGCGCCGCGCGCGGCACGCCGGGCCTTGCGATCGCCGCCGGAGCCGCCTTCGTCATCTTGCAGGTGGCTACGGGGGGTGAGTGGCACACCGACCTCAGGCGCCTCATCCTTGCGATCGCACTGGGCATGTTCGTCGATGGCATCCCCGCCCTGCTCGGCTGGTGGCATTACGCCTCGCCATCGCCGGCGTTTCCTTCGCAAGGCGCGCCGCTCTGGATACTCACGCTGTGGGCGTGTTTCTCCACCACGATCGGTCGGTCGCTTCAGTTCACGCAGACGCGCCCATGGCTCGGGGCGCTGCTTGGCGCCGTCGGTGGTCCCCTCGCTTACCTGGCCGCGGCGGGCGGATGGCAGGCTGTCCAGTTCACGGGGACGCCCCTGCTTTACGTGAGCTGGCTGGCGGCGACGTGGGGCGTCGCTATTCCGCTGCTCGCCCGTCGCGGTATCGCGTGA
- a CDS encoding GNAT family N-acetyltransferase produces the protein MLSTFTASVPRLPTERLLLREYRSEDFDAFAAHLADAESMAHLDVRDRKTAWRIFGSHAGMWLLDGAGWWAMEERDTGAVVGSVGTFYRDGSTVLEIGWNTYRASWGRGFATEAAAAALAYALDVRAEPKVHALIAPGNVSSLRVAERIGLRYEGDTDLDGRTIGSFTRYRDGRAAE, from the coding sequence ATGCTGTCGACCTTCACCGCATCCGTTCCGCGCCTTCCCACGGAGCGCCTCCTGCTTCGGGAATACCGATCGGAAGATTTCGATGCCTTCGCCGCGCATCTTGCCGACGCGGAAAGCATGGCCCACCTCGACGTTCGCGACCGCAAGACCGCATGGCGCATCTTCGGGTCGCATGCCGGCATGTGGCTGCTGGATGGTGCGGGTTGGTGGGCGATGGAAGAGCGGGACACGGGCGCCGTGGTCGGCAGCGTCGGCACCTTCTATCGGGATGGATCGACGGTGCTGGAAATCGGCTGGAATACGTATCGCGCGTCGTGGGGCAGGGGTTTTGCCACCGAGGCCGCGGCGGCGGCACTCGCGTACGCGCTCGACGTCCGCGCTGAGCCGAAAGTCCATGCACTCATCGCGCCGGGCAACGTCTCGTCACTGCGCGTCGCGGAGCGGATTGGCCTGCGTTACGAAGGCGACACCGATCTCGACGGCCGCACCATCGGCAGCTTCACGCGATACCGCGACGGGCGAGCAGCGGAATAG
- a CDS encoding SDR family oxidoreductase yields MARTILITGAGSGLGEGAAVGLARNGHTVIATAESWPQVTALRDRVAGMNLPNLTVTKLDLLDEYDIAHAATLDMDILVNNAGIGEGGPISEIPIGLVEHNFQVNVFALLDLTQRVVRRWVLNKIKGKVVFTSSILAVVSPGMLGSYSATKHALQAIAEAMQDELKEFGIQVQTINPGPFFTGFNERMVEAAYRWLDDDENFTSRASYKAQTDALLDKPEMRLDPADMIGKMVELIPERTGPFRNIFPKDTADWAASAAQAMLQRTI; encoded by the coding sequence ATGGCCAGAACGATCCTGATTACCGGTGCGGGCTCAGGCCTGGGTGAAGGCGCGGCGGTGGGCCTGGCCCGGAACGGACACACCGTCATCGCGACGGCCGAATCATGGCCGCAGGTGACGGCACTTCGCGACAGGGTCGCCGGCATGAACCTGCCGAACCTCACCGTGACCAAGCTGGACCTTCTGGACGAGTACGACATCGCCCACGCCGCGACGCTTGATATGGATATCCTCGTGAACAACGCCGGCATCGGTGAAGGCGGCCCGATCTCGGAGATCCCGATCGGCCTGGTGGAACACAACTTCCAGGTGAACGTGTTCGCCCTGCTTGACCTCACCCAGCGCGTCGTCCGCCGGTGGGTGTTGAACAAGATCAAGGGCAAGGTGGTTTTCACGTCCTCGATCCTGGCCGTCGTCAGCCCAGGCATGCTTGGCAGCTATTCAGCGACCAAGCATGCCCTTCAGGCCATCGCGGAAGCGATGCAGGATGAGTTGAAGGAGTTTGGCATCCAGGTGCAGACGATCAACCCCGGCCCCTTCTTCACCGGTTTCAACGAGCGCATGGTGGAGGCGGCGTATCGCTGGCTCGATGACGACGAGAACTTTACGAGCCGGGCGTCGTACAAGGCGCAGACCGATGCCTTGCTCGACAAGCCGGAAATGCGGCTCGACCCCGCCGACATGATCGGAAAGATGGTGGAGCTGATCCCCGAACGAACGGGGCCCTTCCGCAACATCTTTCCGAAGGACACGGCCGATTGGGCCGCATCCGCTGCGCAGGCCATGCTTCAGCGGACGATCTGA
- a CDS encoding TetR/AcrR family transcriptional regulator yields the protein MTTQQKLIDSARHLIQTRGYNGFSYADVAEEVQVRKASIHHHFPAKADLARAVVEESRALIVAQTRSLDGGGFDPEEQLRFYTGYWERCIADASAPFCVAGMLASELPTLPADLAENVRAHFRDLSNWLETVLTKGAQLGLFELHGSARLEAESFMSIVYGAMLTARAYGEPKVFAEIVESGLRKLLRRTERVAS from the coding sequence ATGACCACCCAGCAAAAGCTCATCGATTCGGCCCGCCACCTGATCCAGACCCGGGGCTACAACGGCTTCAGCTATGCCGATGTCGCTGAAGAGGTGCAGGTGCGCAAGGCCAGCATCCACCACCATTTCCCTGCGAAGGCCGACCTGGCCCGCGCCGTGGTGGAGGAATCGCGCGCCCTGATCGTGGCGCAGACGCGTTCACTGGACGGCGGCGGCTTCGACCCCGAAGAACAGCTGCGCTTCTATACCGGGTATTGGGAGCGCTGCATCGCCGATGCCTCCGCACCGTTCTGCGTCGCCGGCATGCTGGCCAGCGAGCTACCCACCCTGCCCGCCGACCTGGCCGAGAACGTCCGGGCGCATTTCCGCGACCTGTCGAACTGGCTCGAAACGGTGCTGACCAAGGGTGCCCAGCTGGGCCTGTTCGAGCTGCACGGCAGCGCGCGGCTCGAAGCCGAATCCTTCATGTCGATCGTGTACGGCGCGATGCTCACGGCGCGTGCATATGGCGAACCGAAAGTGTTTGCCGAGATCGTCGAAAGCGGCCTGAGGAAGCTGCTCCGCCGCACCGAACGCGTCGCCAGCTAA
- a CDS encoding erythromycin esterase family protein produces MMGVFVRQVILVLVLLSGGTLSVPSIAATSAPQTSDELSAVISQLCSRKVVLLGEDANHAGTQTIALKADIARRLITSCGFRGVVFESQFYDFVDVQRALDQGTSSLPQFSSAIGALWSHYAEFKPFEAWLYAQALAKHVLVAGIDPQVGGIDARFSQEKLPSVISSVLGGDDRVRCHEAIARHNAWAYDDAHPFDDAAFATLDQCLRTSAVSTTAHSGVEAGRTAAMIASYQAYLRSIAPHAANGGLRDKAMYENLLWVLSQWPKDTKVLIWTATVHAAKAPMEGNTPGQQTLGTYIRKAWGGDAYALGFSALGGAYGSTGGHGQVHPLVAPPPDSLEALAFSKAPDREAARFLDEKVLKRLGNVPGRAFNYGTFQTVDWSRYVDGIVVLRTETAHAAVD; encoded by the coding sequence ATGATGGGTGTCTTCGTGCGGCAAGTGATCCTGGTGCTGGTTTTGCTATCGGGAGGGACACTCAGCGTCCCATCGATCGCGGCAACGTCAGCTCCTCAAACCAGCGACGAACTTTCGGCCGTGATCTCCCAGCTGTGTTCAAGAAAGGTGGTCCTTCTCGGCGAAGACGCCAACCACGCCGGCACCCAGACCATCGCATTGAAGGCGGACATCGCCCGGCGCCTCATCACGTCATGCGGCTTTCGCGGCGTGGTCTTCGAAAGTCAGTTCTACGACTTCGTGGACGTTCAACGTGCACTCGACCAGGGAACGTCGAGCCTGCCCCAGTTCTCCAGCGCCATCGGCGCACTTTGGTCGCACTACGCCGAGTTCAAGCCCTTTGAGGCGTGGCTTTATGCGCAGGCCCTCGCAAAGCACGTGCTGGTGGCTGGCATCGACCCGCAAGTGGGCGGCATCGATGCACGCTTCTCGCAGGAAAAACTGCCGTCAGTGATCTCATCTGTACTTGGCGGTGATGATCGCGTGCGATGCCACGAAGCGATTGCCCGGCATAACGCCTGGGCCTATGACGATGCGCATCCTTTCGATGACGCGGCGTTCGCCACGCTCGATCAATGCCTTCGCACATCGGCAGTATCGACTACCGCTCACTCAGGAGTAGAGGCCGGGCGCACGGCCGCGATGATCGCCTCGTATCAAGCCTATCTGCGCTCGATTGCGCCGCACGCCGCGAACGGCGGTCTTCGCGACAAGGCGATGTACGAGAACCTGCTGTGGGTGCTGTCGCAATGGCCAAAAGATACCAAGGTGCTGATCTGGACCGCGACGGTTCATGCGGCGAAGGCGCCGATGGAAGGCAATACGCCAGGCCAGCAAACGTTGGGTACCTATATACGAAAAGCGTGGGGTGGCGACGCGTACGCGCTGGGATTCAGTGCCCTCGGTGGGGCGTATGGATCGACAGGCGGCCACGGCCAGGTTCATCCCCTGGTGGCGCCACCGCCGGACTCCCTGGAGGCGCTGGCCTTCAGCAAAGCGCCGGACCGGGAAGCCGCTCGCTTTCTGGACGAGAAGGTGTTGAAGCGTCTTGGAAACGTGCCCGGGCGTGCGTTCAACTACGGCACGTTCCAGACGGTGGACTGGTCCCGCTATGTGGATGGCATCGTGGTACTGCGAACAGAAACCGCGCACGCTGCTGTTGATTAG
- a CDS encoding fasciclin domain-containing protein — MKTNQPNRARITALMLSLGVAMCVPVFAQESMGTDRAVMVGGAAMYPTRNIVQNAMNSKDHTTLVAAVKAAGLVDTLSGTGPFTVFAPTNEAFNALPAGTVDNLVKPANKATLTKILTYHVVSGRYTAKDLMALVAKGGGKGSLTSVEGEPLTVMQSGNTLTVTDAKGGVANVTIGDVMQSNGVIHVVDKVLMP, encoded by the coding sequence ATGAAGACGAACCAGCCGAACCGCGCCAGGATCACTGCGCTTATGCTTTCCCTTGGTGTTGCCATGTGTGTTCCCGTCTTCGCACAGGAATCCATGGGAACCGATCGTGCGGTCATGGTCGGTGGTGCCGCGATGTACCCGACCAGGAATATCGTGCAGAACGCGATGAACTCGAAAGACCACACCACCCTGGTTGCTGCCGTCAAAGCCGCCGGCCTGGTCGACACCCTCTCGGGCACGGGCCCGTTCACGGTGTTCGCACCGACCAATGAAGCCTTCAATGCCCTGCCCGCCGGTACGGTCGACAATCTGGTGAAGCCGGCGAACAAGGCCACGCTCACCAAGATCCTTACCTATCACGTGGTGTCCGGACGCTACACCGCAAAGGACCTGATGGCGCTGGTGGCAAAGGGCGGCGGCAAGGGCTCGCTCACCTCGGTGGAAGGCGAGCCGCTGACGGTCATGCAGTCGGGCAATACGCTCACCGTTACCGATGCCAAAGGTGGCGTCGCTAACGTCACCATTGGCGACGTCATGCAGTCCAACGGCGTGATTCATGTCGTCGATAAGGTGCTGATGCCGTAA
- a CDS encoding carboxymuconolactone decarboxylase family protein: MSRITIPALETATGATAELYAQVRKMTGGQVPNLYAAMGHLAPAVLASYFGAEGVLASTGLSKKDLETIKLLVSAQTGCDYCVAAHNMLAKMAGLTADEARAIRQMQPTGDSRRDALIRFVLLILRESGTLPADAVTDIRAAGYSDADLVAISLAIALIMFTNTFNRINDTDVDFPAVD, from the coding sequence ATGAGCCGCATCACTATCCCCGCCCTCGAAACTGCCACCGGCGCCACTGCCGAACTGTACGCCCAGGTCCGCAAGATGACCGGCGGGCAGGTGCCCAACCTCTACGCCGCCATGGGCCATCTGGCACCGGCCGTCCTGGCCTCGTATTTCGGCGCCGAGGGCGTGCTCGCGAGCACCGGCCTGTCGAAGAAAGACCTTGAGACGATCAAGCTGCTTGTCAGTGCGCAGACCGGTTGCGACTACTGCGTCGCCGCGCACAACATGCTGGCGAAAATGGCTGGCCTGACCGCCGACGAGGCCCGCGCGATCCGCCAGATGCAGCCCACCGGCGATAGCAGGCGCGACGCACTGATTCGCTTCGTCCTGCTGATCCTGCGCGAGAGCGGCACGCTCCCCGCCGACGCCGTTACCGATATCCGCGCCGCGGGTTACAGCGATGCCGACCTCGTCGCTATCTCGCTGGCGATCGCCCTGATCATGTTCACCAACACGTTCAACCGCATCAATGATACGGATGTGGATTTCCCGGCGGTTGACTAA
- a CDS encoding cupin domain-containing protein: MAPNIDWLSRFLATVSLSGRVEIRCSYGAPWNVTYQDSPIGEMPYHVVMAGTAVLEGPRGEEADRLSAGDIVLYPHGDGHVLRDATGVPPGPVTEREVLNVLLSENTGAGERLEMVCGRFMIAAPHSRWLRDYFPPVLVVRRGEGHGEATATATAQLHALLSLMRGEADSERLGGYALLNALSAALFTLVLRASSEGAASPPGLLMLASHPRLAPAIAAMFDQPARAWTLPELAALSSMSRATFMRRFQDALGRSATDLLQDIRISLAANALKTSTLATEAIADAVGYRSVAAFRRVFTERTGMTPGTWRREFTPGLKA, encoded by the coding sequence ATGGCGCCGAACATCGATTGGCTCAGCCGTTTTCTCGCCACCGTGTCGCTGAGTGGGCGGGTGGAAATCCGTTGTTCGTACGGCGCCCCGTGGAATGTCACGTACCAGGACTCCCCCATCGGGGAGATGCCGTACCACGTGGTCATGGCCGGCACGGCGGTCCTCGAAGGTCCGCGCGGCGAGGAAGCCGACCGCCTCTCGGCGGGAGACATCGTGTTGTATCCCCATGGCGACGGCCACGTGCTGCGCGACGCCACGGGGGTGCCGCCTGGTCCGGTCACCGAGCGCGAGGTGCTCAACGTCCTGCTCAGTGAGAACACCGGTGCGGGCGAGCGGCTGGAGATGGTCTGCGGACGATTCATGATCGCCGCGCCGCATAGTCGCTGGCTTCGCGACTACTTCCCCCCGGTGCTCGTCGTCCGCCGCGGCGAGGGCCACGGCGAGGCGACCGCGACCGCGACCGCCCAGTTGCACGCGCTCCTATCACTCATGCGAGGGGAAGCAGACAGCGAGCGACTGGGTGGCTACGCGCTGTTGAATGCGCTATCCGCCGCGCTTTTCACCCTCGTGCTGCGTGCGTCGAGCGAAGGCGCCGCGTCACCGCCGGGCTTGTTGATGCTCGCCAGCCATCCGCGGCTTGCGCCGGCCATTGCCGCGATGTTCGATCAACCGGCGCGTGCCTGGACGCTGCCCGAGCTGGCCGCCCTGAGCAGCATGTCGCGGGCGACCTTCATGCGACGGTTCCAGGACGCCCTCGGGCGCTCGGCCACGGACCTGCTGCAGGACATCCGGATAAGCCTTGCGGCGAATGCCCTGAAGACCTCTACGCTTGCCACGGAGGCCATTGCCGACGCGGTGGGTTACCGGTCCGTCGCCGCCTTCCGCAGGGTGTTCACCGAACGCACCGGCATGACGCCAGGGACGTGGCGTCGGGAGTTCACGCCTGGCCTCAAGGCCTGA
- a CDS encoding response regulator transcription factor, whose protein sequence is MGLLAKGLSNAEIAQRIVRSEKTVEHHISAILRKLDVCSRGEAVAAAERLGLTDIG, encoded by the coding sequence ATGGGCCTGCTCGCCAAGGGGCTATCGAATGCGGAGATCGCACAGCGCATCGTGCGCTCGGAAAAAACCGTCGAGCACCATATTTCAGCGATCCTGCGGAAGCTGGATGTGTGCTCGCGTGGCGAAGCGGTGGCCGCGGCGGAAAGGCTGGGCCTGACCGATATCGGATAG
- a CDS encoding cupin-like domain-containing protein: MTSPSAPLITLAWDEFDPMRVTPLTHNLIDHPLLQREALVELGKRCRGTNRWYSFASGVEPGTDFDAAAELYPSGQSAVASLNAIEDAKAWVLLRHIQADPTYRTLVDEAFEPIIEHIERVDPGVYYRAGWIFSASPNTCTPFHIDRSHVLLCQVSGTKTVYVWDPTDRETLGDRVRDDFHARHDLSRARWDETFRARAHVFHLKPGTGVYMPLTSPHMVETSTEASRTISFTYNTAATRRRGRIHVLRDALRRMGMEAPPVGSHIAFDAAAWMASSALIACGGPGGHAPACPSLRRRLAYAVDD, encoded by the coding sequence ATGACATCTCCGAGTGCTCCGCTGATCACACTGGCGTGGGATGAGTTCGATCCCATGCGCGTTACGCCCCTCACCCACAACCTGATCGACCACCCGCTCCTGCAGCGTGAGGCGCTGGTTGAACTCGGCAAACGATGCCGCGGCACGAACCGCTGGTACAGCTTCGCAAGCGGCGTGGAACCGGGTACGGACTTCGATGCCGCTGCCGAGCTCTACCCTTCCGGGCAGTCGGCCGTGGCCTCGCTCAATGCCATCGAAGACGCCAAGGCGTGGGTGCTGCTTCGGCATATCCAGGCCGATCCCACGTATCGCACGCTGGTCGATGAGGCCTTCGAACCGATCATCGAGCATATCGAGCGCGTGGACCCCGGCGTGTACTACCGCGCGGGCTGGATCTTCTCGGCGTCGCCCAACACCTGCACGCCGTTCCACATCGATCGCAGCCACGTCCTCCTGTGCCAGGTGTCCGGTACCAAGACGGTCTACGTCTGGGATCCCACGGACCGCGAGACCCTTGGCGATCGCGTGCGAGACGACTTCCACGCACGCCATGACCTGAGCCGGGCGCGGTGGGACGAAACCTTCAGGGCACGCGCTCATGTGTTTCACCTCAAACCCGGCACGGGCGTGTACATGCCCCTGACCAGCCCGCATATGGTGGAAACCAGCACCGAAGCCTCGCGGACCATCAGCTTTACGTACAACACCGCCGCCACGCGGCGCCGGGGGCGCATCCACGTGTTGCGTGACGCGTTACGGCGCATGGGCATGGAGGCGCCCCCCGTTGGCTCGCACATCGCCTTCGATGCCGCGGCGTGGATGGCGTCGTCCGCCTTGATCGCCTGCGGTGGCCCCGGGGGCCACGCGCCGGCCTGTCCCTCGCTGCGCCGACGGCTTGCTTACGCCGTCGACGACTAG